The window TTCCATGCCAGTGACCGCGCAGATAAACGCAAGCGTGCGCAGGTAGGGCATCAGCCACCAGGCGACGCGCACGTTCAACGCGCATGTGATCGTGCGTGCCGGCTGCTCCGGCAATTCGGTTGCTGTCGTCATGGCTGCTCGTTCATGTCGTCGTTGTTATGCGGGATGAGGCCCCAGCCTAGCTCTCGGCGAATGTCGGCGGGCGTGGGCGGCGGGTCGTCCTGCTCGGGATGCGTGCGGCGGTCCATGTAATCGCGCACCTGGCGCTTGTCGGGCTTGGTGGTCTGCGTCATGGTAGCCTCACGGTGTACTGGCGGTAGCTGTAGGATTCGAACCTACGCAGCCTTTCGACTGTACGGGTTAGCAACCCGTTGCCTTCGGCCACTCGGCCAAGCTACCTGTGATCTGGCGGAAGATGAAGGAATCGAACCATCAGCGTTGCCACTGGCACGGTTTTCAAGACCGCTTTGCGCCCTGCGCGCCATCTTCCAATGCAAAAAGCCCCGCTGACCTTTCGGTGCGGGGCTTCTCTGTGCCTAGTTGCTATCTGCAAGCTGGGCGGGCAAATTTCGGTGGTCGGCGTGCTTTGCGATCAGCACGGCGGAAAGTACATCGGCGCCCGGAACTCACCTAGACGATCGACGTGACGCCTTCCAAATTAGTATGTTCCAGATACTCGAACTCGTTCATCAGCGTTGCGATGAGCTCGTGGCCAGGCTTCCTGTCACCCTGTGCTGCGGCTTCAACAACATTTGCTATACGCGCTAACAACCTGTGCTTTTGAGCAGAGGTGAATACCACGAAGCCATTGGTTTCGCGCGAATCATCGTCTTTCGTTCCCTTCAGATTATCATCCCGGATAGTCTCAAATGCCGAATAGAACCCTTCAGGAACACTTTTCGCTCGTGTCAACGCGTCAATAATAAAGCCGATAGCCTCATCCTTGTTGGGCGCCTCAACCTCTGCCCGCAACAGGATATCGTACACAACTGGAAAACGCATTCTGGCCTCCTCAAATATAAAGCGACCAGTATAGCCTTCTGAAATAAAAAAAGCCCGCTGACCTTCTGGTGCGGGCTTTATTTCCGGGCGCAAAAAGTCCCGATGGCAGCTATTCTACTATCGCTCGTAGCGATGTCAATGAATTGTGGAAATATATTTTCAAATTAACCGTTTCGGAATCGGCGCGCGCCGCGTATCTGGTGCCCCACTTGCCGGTGCTAATCGCTGCTGCAACTGCTGCCGCCACTATCGGATGAACTCGACGAGCTGGACGAACTCGAACTACCAGACGACGAGCACGACGAACTGCTGCCCCAATCGCCGGAGGCACCGCCCCCATCGAACGTGCCGCCCTGGCCATGACACGAACTGCGCGACGCAGGGCTGTACGAAGCCGCCGATGGGAACGTAGGGACGTCATGCACGACATACCCGTTGTCGCTGCTATGTGGTGAATCGCGGCGACGCGGCGGTGCGGCAGCTGGAACCGGAGATTGCGGTCTCGCCAATTTCGGCGAGACCTCGTTCTTCGGTCCCGGCGCAGGCAAAGCGTGAGGCCCTGGCGCCGATGGGCGGCCTGTCTCGCAGTATGGCGTTGCTTCGCCCTGCTCAACAGCGCCGATTGCATTCTCGGTAAAAACCGCAGGTGGTGGCGGTGGCGGCTGGTGCGCTGGGGTATTGCGCCTCGCCGAGAGCTGGCGGACAAATCGGTTGTGCTTGCGGTTGAGAGCCCAGAACAAAATCACAACAAACGCCAATACACACGTCCAGATTGCTAAGTAGATCATGAATGCCTTTCGTTGTGCCGCCCGGATCGCGGGGCGGCCGGCGCGTTATTTCGTTTGCTGCGCTGGGCTGGTGTCGCCCCGGGATGGCGTGCTGCGCAGGTAGGTGATCAGATCGGCGAAACTCGGGCACAACTCTTCCGCGCGGAATGTTCCGCCGCTGTCCATTTCCCGACGTATTGCAGAGACCAAATCTTTCGGTGTGTTCCCGGCGATCTGTTTGGCCGTTGCCTTCGCTTTCCCCTGGAGCCGCGCCGCCTCGACGTGCTCAGCGATGACGGCGCCGGCGCGTCCGCCGCTCTGGCGCACGATCTTCGCTGCGTTGCTCGCGCTGATCTGCTTTTCAGTAACAGCGAGCTTCACATCGCTGTTTGCGTCCGCGAGCACCAGGGCATCACTGACGTTCTGCACAGAGCGCCCGACCGCCTCTGCGATTGCGGCCGGCGTCCAGCCCCAGCCGACGAGCTTGCGATACTGCGCCGAACGCTCCAGTGGCGTGAGGCCGAGGCCCTGCGAGCTGGTGATCAGGTGGATGACCCGCTCCGCATCGCCGCCGCGAAACTGCTTGGCGCCCAGCTGGAAGCCTCCGTCAGGTTCGCGGACGCCAGGCTCGGCCAGCCATTCAACCGCGGCTGTGACCCGATGGTGCCCGTCTACCGCAATGATCGCGCCCTCCTCGATACGGACCTTGATGTCGTCAAGCTCGTGCCCGGCACGCAACGAGGTTTTGATCGACTCCACATGCTCGCGGTTAATCGGCCGGTTGAAGCCAGGCTCGAACTGCACCAGGCGCGGATCGACGCCCCAGCTTTTCACGGTCGACACGCCAGGCGTGCCGCGCTCTTTCATGACCTTGAGCGAAACTGCTGGCTTCTCGCTGCGCTGATTCGTTGGCGCTGACTCATTCACTTGACCCATCTTTGTTCTCCCATTTTTATGGCGGAATGCGCCGCCTCGCTGTGCTGAATAATCTGTGTGCTCTAACCAGTTCGACGCCATAAGCTCCACTCTTGCGCCCCTTTTTGGTAGCTCTGGTAACTGCTATATTCGTAGCAGTTACCAGAGCGTCGCAGAGAGTTATCGGGCCGAATCAACAGGCCACGCGGCCCCTGAGCGTCTTGAAGAGGCTGTCGACCGCCTGATCGAACAACTTGGCGAAATCCGCGCGCCAGACACCGCGTGTCTTGAGGCCGTAATGCGTCATAACTGCCTCGCGCTCGATGACCTGCAGCTCCCAGACGGCCGTATGGACTTCGCGCACCAGGCGCTTGTTGACCTCGATCTCCATATCTTCGAAGCTGTGTATCCGAGCGTCCGGCGCGCCAAGGCACTGCCGGGGCGCGCCCTCGGCAATTGGCTCGCCCGTTCTGATCCATTCGGCCCATCCGTCGAGCAGGCGCACCACGTTCTGGTAATGTTCTTGCTCCACGGTGTTGCGCACCAATGGCGGCAGTGTGGCAACGCGTACAGGCTTGAGCGCTGGCGGCGTGCTGTCTTCGGTCACGTCAACGAAAACGATGTCCGGTACCGACGCGGTCTTGACGGGCCAGCGCAGTGTGAGTGTCGGGCGCTTGCTCATGGGCGCACCTCGACTGCGCGCGCGGCTGCGGCTTCGGTTGCGATCCGCACCAGCGCCGTGTCGTGGCAGGCCACCAGGATGGCGTGCCAGTCGCCGCGGCGAGCCCAGTAGGTCGTGCGGCACCAGTTCACTTCTTGCATATCGAACTCCTTCATTTTCAGTAACTCCATCAGGCGCTGCTCAATTTTTGCGGGAATCGGGCGGTCGCTTTTCGTCATGCTTTTCTCTCGGCCATAGTGGTCATTTAGAGGGGTTGGTTGGAACCCCTCCGCAGTTGTTAGGTATGAGGGTTAGGTGTCCCTGGCCCCCGAGCAAAATCAGCAAAAACTTGTATCGAAAGTGACGTATTCACGGATGGTCAGTTCCGCTACGGCTCGCCCAGGCCGCCCCCTCGCTCTTTCGATTGGCGCACTCTGGTAAATGCGCCTGCCGAACGAGCCAAGCATTCCAACTCTGTACCTCTGTTCGCTCCGGCCTGTGCTCTCAGGCCTCGGCAAGGCCCCCTCTGCGCCTTGTTCGTGCTGTGCCCTGGTGCTCGACGGTGCCGTCGGTCTTTTTGCGGTGTGGGCCGATTCAGGCCCTTGCACGTTTTTTCTGGTGTCGTCCGCTCCACCTGGTCCGCGTTTCAAACGCGCCCCTTCGTCTTGCCTCGATTTCAAATCCGCCCAAGCCGACGAAATTCGTCGAACTGGTACTGCATTCGGCTTCGAACGAAATTCGGACGAAGTCGAATACAGGCTGCTGCCCTACTTCGCGCGCAGCAGCCGCGCTTCCCGCATGACCTTCAGCTTGATGTCGGCGAACACGCTCGCCTGCACCTGGAGCACCGTGCGCTTGCGGGTGAAACTGAACGCTTGGCCTTCTAGCGCCAGCTCCATCTGCTCCATCAAGTAGTCGTTCCAGTCAGTGCCCTTGCAGGCCGGCGCCGCGACGCCTACGCCCAGCAGCTCGGCGGCGGCGTGCGCAGCATCAAGGCCAGGGTTACGGCCAATGCGCGCGGCAGTCTCGTGGTCGTTGTCGGCGCACACGACGCCCATACCGGAGCGGTCCATGCGATCCGCGACGACGGGAAGATTTCCGGCGTTGAACGCAACGATGACGCGGCAATTCGGGATGGCTTGGAAGACAGTCAGGCCGGTGGCGAAACCCTCGACGAGAACTGTGACGGCAGCACCGGCCCGCTCGATGGCGTAATACGCACTCTTAGTCGTGGCGCCGAAGTGGAATTTCTTCTCGCCGTCCGGCGAAATGCGCTGCAGGCTGAGAATCTTGCCGTTGTAGAGCATCGGGACAACCAGCCAGCCGTCGGCGTCGACGCGCAGGCCGACGCAGCCGGCCACGCCCAAGCCCTTGCCCACCAGGTACGGGTGGCTGTCGCGCAGCGGCGCACACTTCGCGTAGAAGGCGCGCGCGCCAAGGGTGGCTTCGCACAGCGCGGCCCGGCGTTCAGCCTGGCGGCGTGCGATGGCGGCGCGGTCGATTGGCGCGGCCAGCGCAGCGGCGTCATCACTGGCGCGCCACATCACCGGCTCGGCGTGCACGGCGTAATCTTGGCACCAGCCGACCAGGCCGTCGTCGGCCAGCTTGATGCTGCCGTTCTTCTTGCGCGGGTGGCTCTCGGTCCGGCAACGGATCCAGCGGCCAGGCGTGAACGTATCCGGCACGATGATGCCGTTCGCCTGGACGAATTGGTAAAAATCGCTCATGCGCCCTTTGCCTTCGCCTTGGCGTAAGCCATATTGCGCGACTGAATCCACCGCAGCACTTCAGGCGAAGGTGGCGCCGGGGGCACATTGCCGTTCGCTGGCCATTCATTGAATTTTTCGCGGAATTTGGCCAGCGCCCATTTGTCGGTCTTCTGCTTGTCAGTTGCGTACTGGCGCAGTTGGGCGTAGAAATCGCGCTTCACCTCGGGAGTTGGCGGGGCTTTTTTAGTACCCTTGACCTCTTTCAGCACTCCAGACACCTGCTCGATGATTGCGGATTTCTTGTACACCGCGCCGCAGGCCGGGCAGGCAGGTGCGGCATCGTGGACATGGAAGCAGGTCGGGCACCTTGCAGGCTTCTTCTCGGTCTTCGCGGCGGGCGCTTTCGACTCCTTCGGCTTGCCACCGTCCAGCTCGTCGATGCCGTTTTCGAAGAAATCCTGAACCTCGGTCCAGAAACGCATGCAGTTGCCGCTGTGGTCCAGTACGATCGCCTCGGTCTTGCCGGTGGACTTCGAGCAGCGCAGCACGCGGCCCAACATCTGGATATGCACGGCCAGGGCCTTGCGTAGCGGGCGCGCCAGGATCAGCACCTCGATGTCGGGCACGTCGAAACCGCGTGTCAGGCTCTCGATGCTGATCAGGCCGCGAATATAGCTGTCGGGCTTGCGGAACTCGGCTACAGACGCGTCGCGCTCCTCGTCGGACTGCTGATAGGTGTACAGGTTAGCCACCACGCCAGCGGCCATGAATTGGCGCTGTAATTCTTCCGCGTGTACGACCGACGAAGCGAAGGCGATAAATTTCTTTCCTTGCCCGTGTTCCTTGTAGCCTTCGATCACGTCGCCGATGATCGGCAGCGCGCGCGATTCGGCTTCCTTCTCCGACCATTCGCCCGCCACCACTTTCGCCCCGGTCATATCGGGCTCCGACGCGGCGAACACACGATACGGCACCAGCTTGTCGTCGGCGATCAGCTGGTTCGTAGTGGCCGCATTGATGACGTGATCGAAGTACTTGCCCAACCCCTTCGTAAAAGGGGTCGCGGTCAAGCCGATGGTGAAGCACTTTCGCTTTTC of the Massilia violaceinigra genome contains:
- a CDS encoding ParB/RepB/Spo0J family partition protein yields the protein MGQVNESAPTNQRSEKPAVSLKVMKERGTPGVSTVKSWGVDPRLVQFEPGFNRPINREHVESIKTSLRAGHELDDIKVRIEEGAIIAVDGHHRVTAAVEWLAEPGVREPDGGFQLGAKQFRGGDAERVIHLITSSQGLGLTPLERSAQYRKLVGWGWTPAAIAEAVGRSVQNVSDALVLADANSDVKLAVTEKQISASNAAKIVRQSGGRAGAVIAEHVEAARLQGKAKATAKQIAGNTPKDLVSAIRREMDSGGTFRAEELCPSFADLITYLRSTPSRGDTSPAQQTK
- a CDS encoding toprim domain-containing protein codes for the protein MSDFYQFVQANGIIVPDTFTPGRWIRCRTESHPRKKNGSIKLADDGLVGWCQDYAVHAEPVMWRASDDAAALAAPIDRAAIARRQAERRAALCEATLGARAFYAKCAPLRDSHPYLVGKGLGVAGCVGLRVDADGWLVVPMLYNGKILSLQRISPDGEKKFHFGATTKSAYYAIERAGAAVTVLVEGFATGLTVFQAIPNCRVIVAFNAGNLPVVADRMDRSGMGVVCADNDHETAARIGRNPGLDAAHAAAELLGVGVAAPACKGTDWNDYLMEQMELALEGQAFSFTRKRTVLQVQASVFADIKLKVMREARLLRAK
- a CDS encoding DEAD/DEAH box helicase; translation: MAEELRLYPLQTAVIDALHHAFPLYRNILIQAPCGFGKTELATAILATVKKNYKRGAFIMDRIALVNQASERFDKYGLDHGILQAQNERLDRANPIQIVSLQTLKDDPLDVQLLVVDECHVLPNSLKKRLEKRKCFTIGLTATPFTKGLGKYFDHVINAATTNQLIADDKLVPYRVFAASEPDMTGAKVVAGEWSEKEAESRALPIIGDVIEGYKEHGQGKKFIAFASSVVHAEELQRQFMAAGVVANLYTYQQSDEERDASVAEFRKPDSYIRGLISIESLTRGFDVPDIEVLILARPLRKALAVHIQMLGRVLRCSKSTGKTEAIVLDHSGNCMRFWTEVQDFFENGIDELDGGKPKESKAPAAKTEKKPARCPTCFHVHDAAPACPACGAVYKKSAIIEQVSGVLKEVKGTKKAPPTPEVKRDFYAQLRQYATDKQKTDKWALAKFREKFNEWPANGNVPPAPPSPEVLRWIQSRNMAYAKAKAKGA